The following are encoded in a window of Roseivirga misakiensis genomic DNA:
- a CDS encoding FtsX-like permease family protein, with product MNNTPKFWTRLFEWLCDDSFFEELQGDLEERYFINQEKFGAQKAKAAYRKEVLKMVRPSVLKLKNKLPGLFNVSLFRIHLILSLRNLKRNKVYSTINILGLGAALSVCLLIVNMVLTGLLEDHQHPENDRFYRITTTQTYSNGVKNRSATNPKPLERILKSELPEIELMALVDFGPNFKFDWGNAGFETNSILVDPTFFKLFDFKVLEGNPNNLFEDLNSIVITSEVAEQIFSDESAIGKTTLDGKVVKAVIENPKAVSHMDFQTIASRDINKLSDFKDKSSPADWEAFDGYFIYIRANDQFKKSEIDLKLREISNRVNSFDNIGDRSFLFSSQRVRDVTFGDFFMFDFGMVVNRNWLYTMLILGAIILGVAIFNYTNLAVARGIQRTKEIGIRKINGSTEFQIVSQFLTETVLLAILAFGIGLVSYNLFASTFVSTLEGVSGIFTESLSPKLILWFLFFTVLIGLIAGILPALHFARIKPLDAIKSKLLGNRLSVPKLRKVLTGIQLTISMLSILLMTIGNDVYKQVLSSDLGFDYESVVTFNTYEVDTEILLNSLSKISTIEEISRSDFTPGVEHNGLMKAFMGKTIDTVPIYVGTANYAFGNLYEPKMLRGELPQTLEKTSDHILVNPLFLQRLNIPLDSALGQKIYLKSSGGQSVQTKYIAGVMDSFVRNAMESYGVPFVIELSEENEELNTISLKIDFENLSTTLDQVNKIYSDLSTKSTFEPKFLDDQIENSYYELLGIIKTIWFLGIVIILIAILGQLGITLYDAESRTKEIGIRKVLGAGPIHLLKLLLGGTLKTLLIALVISTPLAFLFIGNGIMVNISVQTHISIFAAIEGFLGLSTLVIGVILLQTLRTARLNPSESLRNE from the coding sequence ATGAATAATACCCCAAAATTCTGGACAAGACTATTCGAATGGCTCTGTGATGATTCGTTTTTCGAAGAACTTCAAGGCGACTTAGAGGAGCGTTATTTCATTAATCAAGAGAAGTTTGGTGCTCAAAAAGCAAAGGCTGCTTACCGAAAAGAAGTACTGAAAATGGTACGGCCTTCAGTTTTAAAGCTGAAAAACAAACTTCCAGGGCTCTTCAATGTATCCCTGTTCAGAATACATCTTATTCTATCGCTGAGGAACTTAAAACGCAATAAGGTTTATAGCACTATTAATATACTTGGCCTAGGAGCAGCACTTTCCGTCTGTCTACTCATTGTCAACATGGTTTTGACAGGACTTCTTGAGGATCATCAGCACCCCGAAAACGATCGGTTTTATCGCATTACTACCACCCAGACTTATAGCAATGGAGTGAAAAATAGAAGTGCTACCAATCCTAAACCGTTAGAAAGAATACTTAAATCAGAATTACCGGAAATCGAGCTGATGGCATTGGTAGATTTCGGGCCAAATTTTAAATTCGATTGGGGAAATGCCGGCTTTGAAACAAACAGTATTCTAGTTGATCCAACCTTCTTCAAGTTATTTGATTTCAAAGTGTTAGAGGGTAATCCGAACAACTTATTTGAAGACCTCAATAGTATAGTGATCACTAGTGAAGTAGCAGAACAGATTTTCTCTGACGAGTCCGCCATTGGAAAAACCACACTAGACGGAAAGGTAGTCAAAGCTGTAATTGAGAACCCAAAGGCTGTTTCCCATATGGATTTTCAAACGATCGCTAGCAGGGACATAAACAAACTCAGTGACTTTAAAGACAAGAGTAGCCCCGCCGATTGGGAAGCCTTTGATGGCTATTTCATCTATATAAGGGCCAATGATCAATTCAAGAAATCAGAGATAGACCTGAAACTTCGTGAAATTTCCAATCGAGTTAATTCGTTTGATAATATCGGCGATCGAAGCTTTCTCTTCTCTAGCCAACGCGTTCGAGATGTTACCTTCGGAGACTTCTTTATGTTTGACTTCGGCATGGTTGTCAATAGAAACTGGCTCTACACAATGCTAATTCTAGGTGCCATAATTCTGGGTGTCGCCATCTTCAATTACACAAATTTAGCCGTCGCCAGAGGAATACAGAGAACAAAAGAGATAGGGATCCGAAAGATTAATGGCAGCACTGAGTTTCAAATAGTCAGTCAATTTCTAACAGAAACTGTATTGTTAGCAATTCTGGCATTTGGTATTGGCTTGGTGAGCTATAATCTTTTTGCAAGTACATTCGTATCGACATTAGAAGGCGTTTCCGGCATATTTACAGAAAGCTTGAGCCCTAAACTGATCTTATGGTTCCTATTTTTCACCGTTTTAATAGGTCTGATTGCTGGGATTTTACCTGCACTTCATTTTGCTAGAATCAAACCGCTAGACGCCATAAAATCAAAATTGCTTGGCAATAGGCTATCTGTACCAAAACTAAGAAAAGTCTTAACCGGTATTCAACTGACCATTTCCATGCTCAGTATTCTACTAATGACCATTGGAAATGATGTTTACAAACAAGTTTTAAGCTCTGACTTAGGTTTCGATTATGAAAGCGTGGTAACATTCAATACTTATGAAGTAGATACCGAAATACTTCTAAATAGTCTTTCGAAGATTAGCACGATCGAAGAAATTTCAAGGAGTGACTTCACTCCAGGTGTAGAGCATAATGGCTTAATGAAAGCCTTTATGGGCAAGACTATCGATACCGTTCCTATCTATGTGGGTACAGCAAATTACGCGTTTGGTAATTTGTATGAGCCTAAAATGCTGCGCGGAGAATTACCACAAACACTCGAAAAAACGTCTGATCATATACTGGTAAATCCACTGTTTCTTCAAAGACTTAATATTCCGCTTGATAGCGCGCTAGGCCAAAAAATATATCTAAAATCTTCTGGTGGTCAGTCAGTCCAAACCAAATATATCGCTGGCGTGATGGACAGTTTTGTCAGAAATGCCATGGAGTCTTATGGCGTACCCTTTGTCATCGAATTATCAGAAGAAAACGAAGAACTCAACACCATTTCACTCAAGATTGACTTTGAAAACCTCAGCACAACTTTGGATCAAGTAAATAAGATTTACAGTGATCTAAGTACAAAAAGTACCTTCGAGCCTAAATTTCTCGATGATCAAATTGAAAATTCATACTACGAGTTATTAGGCATTATTAAGACCATTTGGTTTCTCGGCATAGTGATTATACTCATCGCCATACTTGGGCAACTGGGAATTACACTTTACGATGCCGAAAGTCGAACTAAAGAAATTGGTATCAGAAAAGTGCTCGGAGCAGGGCCAATACACTTGCTTAAACTTCTATTGGGTGGCACTTTGAAAACTCTATTGATCGCCCTAGTCATTTCTACTCCATTGGCTTTCTTATTCATTGGTAACGGAATCATGGTAAATATTTCAGTGCAAACACACATTAGCATATTCGCCGCAATAGAAGGCTTTTTAGGGCTATCGACGCTGGTTATCGGTGTGATTTTATTACAAACGCTGAGAACTGCGAGACTCAACCCAAGCGAATCTCTGAGAAATGAATAA
- a CDS encoding FtsX-like permease family protein: MNNKLPKFWTKLFHWFCNDQFAEELQGDLEERFYADAEKLGERKAKSNYRKEIIKMVRPSVIGLKNKVPMIIRTSILKIHFLLAVRNMARNKVFSVVNIFGLGAAIAVSLFMVNILYTGYQLDKHHTDADRIYRISNYIEANYGKNLYAASAFPLSDKVRETIPDFEYVTHINNSFRPKFKINGVDVALEGLYTDDNFLKIFDFKAIVGNPNSIFDDINSLIITDKVAERLFPDENPLGKVTEDGFVVRAIIESSQGKSHIPFEAITSIESFKKDIIPALEGWTFYYQDFTYVKLSAGVDPLETSDKLEALSEEINALPSKSEKKFQFKLQPVIGLVFAEQAISELGPTIGKEGIYVFSALILIMISIASFNYTNLSIARAIQRTKEVGIRKVVGSTKWQIINQFMIETLIFSLLGLAVGFFVYQYFSPSFLEVASDFSNIFQTTINTQIILIFVLFAILTGLIAGIFPAIYFSKIKPLSLFKSKDKSKKLSFQTLRKLLVGFQLTLSMFVIIFVTLIIEQRKSVLSAPLGFDQENLLVIDRTKGDPKIILEEFRKIAEVEAANLIKGLPAVNTDGVIVFKDTLSNDSTTVVNFMLSDNQFAKVFSPKISRGTGFSESTEYNGFIEVLVNESFVNTLGLDLENVIGETVQSNDVTYKVVGLLDGISGGNLFSYEKPSLMIANLTPNNGNLVVRINQANPNVAIDKMGAAWSKIYPEDRFQPRFYQDVYESAFSSVTDILRLFSFLGICIISISILGQLGMALYNAETRVKEIGIRKVLGAKMRAIIKLLLKNTVVTLIIAAIIASPLAYQLFETSFMSEINTSFEPTAWVFLKAVFGLSIIVAGVVSLLTWRTARVNPSESLRNE, translated from the coding sequence ATGAATAATAAGCTACCAAAATTTTGGACGAAACTCTTCCATTGGTTTTGTAACGATCAGTTTGCAGAAGAGCTTCAAGGAGATCTAGAAGAACGATTCTATGCCGATGCCGAGAAACTTGGCGAAAGAAAAGCAAAATCGAACTACAGAAAGGAAATTATTAAAATGGTTCGCCCATCAGTGATTGGCTTAAAAAACAAAGTCCCTATGATCATAAGAACTTCTATTTTAAAAATACATTTCTTACTTGCCGTAAGAAACATGGCTAGGAATAAGGTTTTCAGCGTAGTGAACATCTTCGGCCTTGGAGCAGCAATCGCTGTGAGTCTATTTATGGTCAACATACTCTATACAGGGTATCAATTAGATAAACACCATACGGATGCTGACAGAATCTATAGAATTTCTAATTACATAGAAGCAAACTATGGTAAGAACCTTTATGCAGCAAGCGCATTCCCACTAAGTGATAAGGTTCGAGAAACGATACCTGACTTTGAATATGTAACTCATATCAATAACTCCTTTAGGCCAAAGTTTAAAATTAACGGTGTAGATGTTGCACTGGAGGGGCTTTACACCGACGATAACTTTCTAAAGATTTTTGACTTCAAAGCCATAGTTGGTAATCCAAACTCAATTTTTGATGACATCAACTCGCTAATTATTACGGATAAAGTTGCAGAAAGACTTTTCCCTGATGAAAACCCTTTAGGTAAAGTAACTGAGGATGGCTTCGTTGTACGTGCCATCATCGAATCATCCCAAGGGAAATCTCACATACCATTCGAAGCAATTACTTCAATTGAATCCTTCAAAAAAGACATCATTCCAGCTTTAGAGGGTTGGACATTTTACTATCAAGATTTCACATATGTAAAATTATCAGCAGGGGTTGACCCATTAGAAACATCTGACAAACTCGAGGCTCTTTCGGAAGAGATCAATGCTTTACCGTCGAAATCCGAGAAAAAGTTTCAGTTTAAACTTCAGCCAGTCATAGGTCTTGTATTCGCAGAACAAGCCATTAGCGAATTAGGGCCAACAATTGGTAAAGAGGGTATTTATGTTTTTTCCGCACTGATCTTAATAATGATCTCTATTGCGAGCTTCAATTATACGAATTTATCTATCGCTCGAGCAATTCAGCGGACCAAAGAAGTGGGGATTCGCAAAGTAGTCGGGAGTACAAAGTGGCAAATCATCAATCAGTTTATGATTGAAACACTGATTTTCTCTTTACTTGGACTGGCCGTTGGCTTCTTTGTTTACCAATACTTCAGCCCGAGCTTCTTAGAAGTGGCAAGTGATTTTTCAAACATCTTCCAAACCACCATCAACACACAGATCATTTTGATCTTTGTCTTATTCGCGATACTTACTGGGCTGATTGCAGGCATTTTTCCCGCGATATATTTTTCAAAGATTAAGCCTCTTTCCCTTTTCAAATCAAAAGACAAGTCTAAAAAATTATCCTTTCAAACTTTAAGAAAACTGCTAGTAGGCTTCCAGCTTACCCTTTCCATGTTTGTGATAATTTTTGTAACACTCATCATAGAACAAAGAAAATCCGTGCTATCAGCACCGCTAGGCTTCGACCAAGAAAACCTTCTGGTTATAGATAGAACCAAAGGTGACCCCAAAATTATCTTAGAAGAATTTAGAAAAATAGCAGAGGTAGAAGCCGCTAACCTTATCAAAGGGTTACCAGCGGTTAATACTGATGGAGTTATCGTGTTCAAAGACACCCTATCAAATGATAGTACAACTGTGGTGAACTTCATGCTCAGCGACAATCAATTTGCTAAAGTCTTTTCTCCCAAAATTTCAAGAGGTACAGGCTTCTCAGAATCCACGGAATATAATGGCTTTATAGAAGTACTGGTCAATGAATCCTTCGTCAATACATTGGGGCTAGACTTAGAAAACGTGATCGGAGAAACTGTTCAAAGTAACGATGTCACTTATAAAGTGGTCGGTTTATTAGATGGTATCTCTGGAGGCAACTTATTCTCTTACGAGAAACCATCTTTGATGATCGCCAATCTGACACCTAATAATGGCAACCTGGTCGTGAGAATAAATCAGGCTAATCCGAATGTCGCTATCGATAAAATGGGAGCAGCTTGGAGCAAAATATACCCTGAAGATCGGTTTCAACCGAGGTTCTATCAAGATGTCTATGAATCAGCATTTAGTTCGGTAACCGATATCTTACGTTTATTCAGTTTTCTGGGAATTTGCATTATCTCGATTTCAATCCTAGGACAATTAGGCATGGCGCTCTACAATGCTGAAACGAGAGTCAAAGAAATAGGTATTAGGAAAGTTTTGGGTGCAAAAATGCGTGCCATTATAAAACTGTTACTCAAAAACACTGTGGTTACTTTAATCATTGCCGCGATAATTGCCTCACCACTGGCTTATCAATTATTCGAAACGAGCTTTATGAGTGAAATCAATACCTCTTTTGAGCCAACTGCTTGGGTTTTCTTAAAGGCAGTTTTTGGTCTCTCAATTATTGTAGCAGGTGTTGTATCACTACTGACTTGGAGAACAGCAAGAGTAAACCCTTCGGAGTCTTTGAGAAATGAATAA
- a CDS encoding FtsX-like permease family protein — MNLDSTPKFWTNLFRRVCNRDFFEELQGDLEERFFHDLEVKGGKVARRNYRKEVLKMLRPSVIKTTKMKQQFSFSIFRMHLVLTARNMKRNKVFSFVNVLSLAAAMTLCLFAVNMIYTGYSYDKQHINADRIYRVINKAVEPERTLNLASSPYALDRHLKAMPQIESSTFFITNINGSYDVKGETLGLRGYSVDENFFDVFNFKVIAGNPQDIFRDYSSIAITDKAAKRLFGNDNPIGKKSNSGAVIRAVIESPDKISHLKFDFIHNVAFMGSRMSPEEKQARLYDWGRYIDDHFNYFRLAENASVSDVNNLLSAFNQNIEESASRNTKITLGTQKLSDIMFGPEFMIEMRPVHSRATLIALVIAIVVLIALAGFNYTNLSIARSLQRSKEIGIRKLTGSTKWQVIGQFLTETTIFSVFALAIAVFAYQLVLPSFEQYIQEFSSLFRPDLNTEMLIWFGIFSILVGLAAGIFPALHFAKISPLLAINNRLKKGVINLPTMKKALVGIQVCVSTFSILFIALIAHQKNEVLSADLGYETEGLLAVPINKIDLDIFTAELDKLPEVKSYTLSSMIPGAGKMNRRFMVSENLQDTFATLYGIADVQFQDVYAPSLKIGAGFSKGRPNELVVDEAFLKTINLPLETAVGSTVQVMHWDIIEELSIVGVLEKFTFSGLKSRNNYPLAIRNKVDTLESKFITLNLASNNIPNTLRKIESGWSMSASDQVFNPIYVDDVIAKNYTSFYGMMHLMELCGAIIILIAVLGQFGIALFNAESRVKEIGIRKVLGANFTSLAKLFTRSTLTTLGISALIAIPAVYYFFNESIVPQFALELSLPVSVILKGIFTLWAAIVAIVVIQTWQTANLNPAESLRNE; from the coding sequence ATGAATTTAGATTCAACCCCAAAATTCTGGACTAATCTGTTCAGGAGAGTCTGTAACAGAGACTTCTTCGAGGAGTTGCAAGGCGACTTAGAAGAACGCTTTTTTCACGATTTAGAGGTCAAAGGGGGAAAAGTAGCTCGTCGAAATTACAGAAAAGAAGTACTAAAAATGCTTCGTCCATCGGTCATCAAAACAACAAAAATGAAACAACAATTCTCATTCTCCATTTTTAGAATGCATCTCGTGCTCACAGCGCGAAATATGAAGCGTAATAAGGTCTTTAGCTTTGTGAATGTATTAAGTCTAGCAGCCGCTATGACCCTTTGTCTTTTCGCTGTAAACATGATTTATACGGGTTACAGCTACGACAAACAACACATCAATGCCGATCGCATTTATAGGGTCATTAATAAGGCAGTAGAACCAGAGAGAACCCTCAATCTTGCCTCCTCCCCATACGCTTTAGACAGACATTTGAAGGCAATGCCTCAAATAGAATCATCGACATTTTTTATCACCAATATCAATGGTTCTTATGATGTAAAGGGAGAAACTTTAGGTTTAAGAGGTTATTCGGTTGATGAAAACTTTTTTGATGTTTTCAACTTCAAAGTTATAGCTGGCAATCCGCAAGATATTTTTAGAGATTATTCGTCTATTGCAATTACCGATAAGGCTGCCAAAAGGCTTTTCGGAAATGATAACCCAATTGGCAAAAAAAGTAATTCTGGAGCCGTAATCAGAGCCGTAATTGAGTCTCCTGACAAGATTTCCCATCTAAAATTCGACTTTATTCATAATGTAGCCTTTATGGGAAGCCGTATGAGCCCCGAAGAAAAACAGGCTCGCCTTTACGATTGGGGACGCTATATTGACGATCATTTCAATTATTTCCGCTTGGCAGAAAACGCCTCGGTAAGCGATGTGAATAACCTCCTATCTGCCTTCAACCAAAACATAGAAGAAAGCGCTAGCCGAAATACTAAAATCACATTAGGTACTCAAAAATTGAGTGACATTATGTTCGGACCAGAGTTCATGATTGAAATGAGGCCTGTTCATTCAAGAGCAACATTAATCGCTTTAGTTATCGCAATTGTGGTACTAATTGCCTTAGCAGGATTCAATTATACAAACCTGTCCATTGCCAGGTCGCTTCAGCGCTCGAAAGAAATCGGTATCCGTAAACTAACAGGTAGTACAAAGTGGCAGGTAATCGGTCAATTTCTGACAGAAACGACAATCTTCTCTGTTTTTGCGCTAGCCATTGCTGTGTTCGCATATCAGCTTGTATTGCCAAGTTTTGAGCAGTACATCCAAGAATTTTCCTCCCTCTTTAGACCAGATTTAAATACAGAAATGCTCATCTGGTTTGGAATTTTTAGCATTCTAGTGGGCCTTGCGGCAGGTATTTTTCCAGCACTACACTTTGCCAAAATATCGCCTCTATTAGCCATTAATAATCGACTAAAAAAAGGTGTTATCAACTTACCGACCATGAAAAAAGCGCTTGTAGGAATTCAAGTATGCGTTTCAACCTTTAGTATTCTTTTCATCGCGCTGATAGCCCACCAAAAAAACGAAGTGCTAAGCGCTGATTTAGGCTATGAAACTGAAGGACTGCTAGCAGTACCTATCAATAAAATTGATCTTGACATTTTTACCGCTGAGCTAGATAAACTGCCTGAAGTAAAGTCCTATACCCTGTCTTCTATGATTCCTGGTGCTGGAAAAATGAATAGAAGATTCATGGTATCCGAAAACTTACAAGACACTTTCGCAACGCTTTATGGTATAGCTGATGTTCAATTTCAGGATGTTTATGCACCAAGTCTGAAAATTGGGGCTGGTTTTTCCAAAGGAAGACCAAATGAATTAGTAGTTGATGAAGCATTTCTGAAAACGATCAATTTACCGCTAGAAACCGCTGTAGGCTCTACTGTTCAGGTAATGCACTGGGACATCATTGAAGAGCTGAGTATTGTTGGCGTATTAGAAAAATTCACCTTCTCAGGTCTTAAATCTAGAAACAACTATCCACTTGCTATTAGAAACAAAGTTGATACCCTAGAATCTAAGTTTATCACCCTCAACTTAGCTTCAAATAATATTCCTAATACACTCAGAAAAATTGAGTCCGGATGGTCCATGAGCGCCTCCGATCAAGTTTTCAACCCGATATACGTTGATGATGTCATCGCTAAAAACTATACCTCTTTTTATGGTATGATGCATTTGATGGAGTTATGTGGCGCCATCATTATCCTAATCGCTGTACTTGGTCAATTCGGCATTGCATTGTTCAATGCAGAAAGTCGCGTAAAGGAAATAGGTATTCGCAAGGTGCTCGGAGCCAATTTTACCTCATTGGCAAAGCTTTTCACCAGAAGTACTTTAACTACCCTTGGTATAAGTGCACTGATCGCTATCCCAGCAGTCTACTATTTCTTCAATGAGTCCATTGTACCGCAATTTGCCTTAGAATTAAGCTTGCCTGTATCGGTAATCTTGAAAGGAATCTTCACGCTATGGGCTGCCATAGTGGCGATTGTCGTGATACAAACTTGGCAAACTGCAAATCTTAACCCAGCCGAATCACTCAGAAATGAATAA
- a CDS encoding PadR family transcriptional regulator, translating into MKGTYLGEFQEIVLLTILVLGENAYGITIQDEIASRTGREVSRGALHTALTRLDEKGFISSEYGGATAERGGRRKRYYQVSNLGKNALEEAKSVRDELWSSVPKVSVQNIKG; encoded by the coding sequence ATGAAGGGAACATATTTAGGAGAGTTTCAGGAGATAGTACTACTCACCATTCTTGTCTTAGGGGAAAATGCTTACGGTATTACCATCCAAGATGAGATTGCAAGTAGAACTGGACGTGAAGTTAGTAGAGGCGCATTACATACTGCGCTGACTAGGTTAGATGAAAAGGGATTCATTTCATCTGAGTATGGTGGTGCGACTGCCGAACGTGGCGGCAGAAGAAAGCGATATTATCAAGTGAGCAACTTGGGAAAGAATGCATTGGAGGAGGCAAAGTCTGTTAGAGACGAATTGTGGAGTAGTGTACCTAAAGTCTCAGTACAAAACATCAAGGGGTAA
- a CDS encoding SRPBCC family protein — protein MRNLLTILMMTVMAISDSNAHAQKDKRVLKFEVSKVIPFPAEKVWAIVGEDYGAVAYSHPKIIESEYINGSLKAEEGAERVCYFNEKHTQYLEEKMIDYSPETISFTNTVSQAGRFPVKPEYTRAVYNVDDMGNGESMLTFTMQYRTKPAFMGGFAKGSFKKLINDYFIAIEHHLRTGEKVTKTNFKQIKKEIKKRERLSTSR, from the coding sequence ATGAGAAATCTATTAACAATTTTAATGATGACAGTAATGGCGATTTCGGACTCAAATGCCCATGCGCAGAAGGATAAAAGAGTTCTAAAATTCGAAGTCTCGAAGGTCATTCCCTTTCCAGCCGAAAAAGTTTGGGCAATTGTAGGAGAAGACTATGGCGCTGTGGCCTATTCACACCCTAAAATCATTGAATCTGAGTACATAAATGGGAGTTTAAAAGCGGAGGAAGGAGCTGAAAGAGTATGCTACTTCAACGAAAAACACACGCAATATCTAGAGGAAAAAATGATAGACTACTCTCCTGAAACCATATCATTTACAAACACGGTTTCGCAAGCAGGTCGGTTTCCTGTAAAGCCCGAATATACCCGAGCTGTATATAACGTAGATGACATGGGCAACGGCGAAAGCATGTTGACATTCACGATGCAATACCGGACCAAACCAGCATTTATGGGAGGCTTCGCCAAGGGTAGTTTTAAAAAGCTTATCAATGACTATTTCATCGCAATCGAGCACCACTTACGTACGGGGGAAAAAGTAACCAAGACCAATTTCAAACAGATTAAAAAAGAAATCAAAAAGAGAGAAAGGCTAAGCACCTCCAGATAA
- a CDS encoding RNA polymerase sigma factor, translating to MNPFVTTYSTDQDDQSLIKQAVKGNKAALEALLKKHQPYIYNIAWKMVQMPDDAKDITQEVMVKVITNLSKFRGESEFRTWLYRIVTNHFLKMKKQKREKLVNESFDAFSDRLSSIPDTEMSTLEQEEKAIEVREMNMACMSGMLLCLTREQRLVYILGAMFNADHTIGAEILDISKGNFRVRLSRAKKDLHSFMNDKCGLVNKSNPCRCHKKVTAVIENQVLDSKNLLFNREEYASFQQYIGNSPQDFSDLIEEKVLELHSQLPYNNTFNKKGFLNDFINDQRVISLLNLN from the coding sequence ATGAACCCATTTGTAACCACTTATTCTACCGATCAAGATGACCAATCTTTAATCAAGCAGGCCGTAAAGGGTAATAAAGCAGCCTTAGAGGCATTGCTTAAAAAACACCAACCCTACATTTACAATATTGCCTGGAAAATGGTGCAAATGCCTGATGACGCCAAAGACATTACCCAAGAAGTAATGGTCAAGGTCATTACCAACTTATCCAAATTCAGAGGTGAATCGGAATTCCGTACGTGGCTATATAGAATTGTCACAAACCACTTCCTGAAAATGAAAAAGCAAAAACGGGAAAAGTTGGTTAATGAGAGTTTTGATGCCTTTTCTGATAGACTTTCCTCCATACCGGATACCGAAATGTCGACGCTAGAACAAGAGGAGAAGGCTATCGAGGTTAGAGAAATGAATATGGCCTGTATGTCGGGAATGCTCCTCTGCTTAACCCGAGAGCAACGCCTCGTTTATATACTTGGTGCCATGTTTAATGCCGACCATACGATCGGTGCAGAAATACTCGATATTAGTAAAGGTAATTTTAGAGTTCGCCTATCTAGAGCAAAAAAGGACCTTCATAGTTTTATGAATGACAAATGCGGACTCGTTAATAAGTCTAACCCATGCCGATGCCATAAAAAAGTAACAGCAGTAATAGAAAACCAGGTTTTAGACAGCAAAAACCTTCTTTTTAACCGCGAAGAGTATGCCTCTTTCCAGCAATATATAGGCAATAGTCCTCAAGATTTTTCCGACTTGATTGAAGAGAAAGTTTTGGAATTGCATAGTCAATTACCATACAACAACACCTTTAACAAAAAAGGGTTTCTCAACGACTTCATCAATGACCAAAGAGTTATTTCCCTGCTGAATCTCAATTAA